In Colletotrichum destructivum chromosome 8, complete sequence, the following proteins share a genomic window:
- a CDS encoding Putative AMP-dependent synthetase/ligase domain, phosphopantetheine binding ACP domain, AMP-binding, giving the protein MNASASTSAGLSEAEGPPLDLSGVPDVWDGFRSAIKDHPNELALVCTHQPHNLFGFPSFASPGPEDSSITDEPPPAYLRWTFQTLAQAIHKLVLAKKSTAADAGLSGELGPGTPVITFLRNGTDFVLAAWASVVTGCTLTPLNPLTLKNRDEASHMLRTALSLAPDGHKLRFIYAADSDVAKNVDELDADILGAHSIKILASGSEARDGWLHLDGLVRALDASGSGDLSLYTPLAGLEGKDHAQAGIVLFTSGSTSRPKGLFCRHAVLNTYTNSRLLLSPPHLLPQPGSRVCSILPNNHGNGWTCIQTAHGRGAALVFPGPAFSTPEALVSTLRRERITHTLLVPTLVHALVAVMEKGQPPLESLLSVTFGGMVLTKQETLATAKVLGAKAIENAYGCTEGVLTSTGSVVVSGPDPHMSSSNDPEEVSVGGPPMGHGIKIVDPATGCVVPRNVTGEIHGYGPMISREGRWSYIGDEQNKAFYIEKETGRVWFQTGDMGRMDEKGDLFIVGRYKDMIIRGGENISPAAIEAVLVKNSALRTLDPQVVGVRDTIAGEVPAVVIKGDQPAAAVEMAVRETVLQHMTRMHVPDVVIHLKDLGQKDFPRTTSGKIQKFKLKQLVAAHLDNQTAPQTSGISSGLGQHEEEQVKTIWATAIGLGSSSQLDVNAPLGQYIDSITMMRVRDKIRKQTGVALPLAAMAQAATFAEQMELLRSLSAGRKMASMTTEVGAAHLTRQQERISAANARIAKRGRAFSTEDMADSGVEPELFEFVKDRVLKVISPHGLGWDDVEDVGPAYDANAVQAQCGFYDTINFNMAISTKKAISKRELRSALEAAMFNHPIMCSFMIWDADWRSVNPKPNEALHIIMRPSERYFDLAIQDGGAVRCLKDVEDIALGHTAEARRFPAPQQNTFPGPLYRVMLFDVEETGTVAMVTSGNHSITDHSAGQLFYDDLDRAVALAVSPSLASSGSTAASIQAQLPEHKDYKPYLDLHRALRSSPRALASVKWHVDRLSSLPQHVDAGALWPSPKSWMHVSLEDHYRETHQLQHGFSIRARPADPTGSTPISISTIVKAAVAIASARRSGYTTTGATTGAKSRVAVFSSVEAARSHYNPFLPPSVTATEPSHRGEEHNGSLRWEAGDVAGPTVQIVCNVVEMPRCDRESVETVSQFLGRMQREQELQTKHASAPWRAIMDELEDPNAMERPWPLLPLVHGTLMFNWAPGLGESARATQAYAEDARLSQFENLDMLKSVQKPRVGLVVSAGASSSGPGATGSGSGSVTTVFLHLRGAGLGWGSDGGMLSFAREIEEMTRWLSVDENKGLPLQEAFGGRE; this is encoded by the exons ATGAATGCCTCAGCGTCCACATCGGCAGGTCTCAGTGAGGCCGAAGGTCCACCTCTCGATCTCTCCGGAGTTCCTGACGTCTGGGACGGTTTTCGTTCAGCCATAAAGGACCATCCAAATGAGTTGGCTCTGGTGTGCACTCATCAGCCGCATAATCTGTTCGGATTTCCTAGTTTCGCTTCGCCTGGTCCGGAAGACAGCAGCATCACGGACGAACCACCACCAGCTTATCTTCGATGGACCTTTCAAACTCTTGCCCAAGCCATCCACAAGCTTGTCCTTGCCAAAAAGTCCACGGCCGCAGATGCTGGCTTATCGGGGGAGCTCGGCCCTGGAACTCCGGTGATAACCTTCCTCCGGAATGGAACCGACTTTGTGCTTGCAGCTTGGGCATCGGTTGTGACGGGCTGCACCCTCACTCCGTTGAACCCTTTGACACTCAAGAATCGGGATGAGGCCTCCCACATGCTGAGAACGGCTCTGAGTCTTGCCCCCGACGGCCATAAACTGAGGTTCATCTACGCAGCCGACTCGGACGTGGCCAAAaacgtcgacgagctggacgcGGACATCCTTGGGGCTCACAGTATCAAGATTCTGGCTTCCGGGTCTGAGGCGAGAGACGGCTGGCTTCATCTTGATGGCTTGGTCAGGGCGCTTGATGCCAGTGGCAGCGGCGATTTGAGCCTGTACACCCCACTTGCTGGCCTCGAAGGCAAGGATCACGCCCAAGCCGGAATTGTACTCTT TACAAGCGGTTCAACAAGCAGGCCCAAGGGCTTGTTCTGCCGTCACGCCGTCTTGAACACTTACACCAATAGTCGACTGCTGCTTTCACCGCCGCATCTCCTCCCACAACCTGGCTCAAGAGTTTGCAGCATCCTGCCCAACAACCACGGTAACGGCTGGACCTGCATTCAGACCGCACATGGCCGTGGCGCGGCCCTAGTGTTCCCCGGCCCGGCGTTCTCCACGCCGGAAGCACTGGTATCTACCCTTCGCCGAGAACGCATCACGCACACGCTGTTGGTGCCGACTCTGGTTCACGCCTTGGTGGCCGTCATGGAAAAGGGCCAGCCGCCGCTGGAATCACTGCTCAGCGTTACCTTCGGGGGCATGGTTCTAACCAAACAGGAGACGCTTGCGACGGCAAAGGTTCTCGGGGCCAAAGCCATTGAAAATGCCTACGGTTGCACCGAAGGTGTACTTACCAGCACAGGCAGTGTGGTTGTATCTGGTCCAGACCCTCATATGAGCTCGTCCAACGATCCGGAAGAGGTTTCCGTTGGGGGACCACCGATGGGCCACGGCATCAAGATCGTGGATCCTGCCACGGGCTGTGTCGTTCCACGAAATGTCACAGGGGAGATCCACGGATATGGTCCCATGATATCCCGTGAAGGCCGATGGTCATACATTGGAGACGAGCAAAACAAGGCCTTCTACATCGAGAAGGAAACAGGCAGAGTGTGGTTCCAGACCGGAGATATGGGGAGAATGGACGAAAAGGGAGatctcttcatcgtcggaCGGTACAAGGACAT GATCATCCGCGGTGGCGAAAACATTTCCCCTGCCGCTATCGAGGCCGTTCTCGTGAAGAACTCGGCCCTCCGCACTCTCGACCCGCAAGT CGTCGGTGTCAGGGATACCATTGCGGGTGAGGTTCCCGCCGTGGTAATCAAAGGTGATCAGCCAGCTGCCGCTGTCGAAATGGCAGTTCGAGAGACTGTGCTCCAACACATGACAAGGATGCACGTCCCGGATGTAGTCATTCATCTCAAGGATCTAGGTCAAAAAGACTTCCCGCGAACGACTTCAGGCAAGATTCAAAAGTTCAAGCTCAAGCAGCTTGTGGCAGCCCATCTTGACAATCAGACTGCTCCGCAGACTTCGGGGATATCCTCCGGACTCGGACAGCATGAGGAGGAACAGGTCAAGACCATCTGGGCGACCGCCATTGGCCTGGGATCTTCGTCTCAGCTGGATGTCAACGCACCTCTTGGGCAGTACATCGACAGCATCACCATGATGCGCGTCCGCGACAAGATCAGAAAGCAAACGGGCGTGGCACTCCCGTTGGCAGCCATGGCCCAGGCCGCGACATTCGCCGAGCAGATGGAACTTCTGCGCAGCCTGTCGGCGGGCCGAAAAATGGCTTCTATGACAACGGAAGTTGGCGCGGCGCATCTTACGAGGCAGCAAGAGAGGATATcggccgccaacgccaggATCGCGAAACGAGGAAGAGCTTTCTCGACAGAGGACATGGCGGACTCGGGTGTGGAACCGGAGCTCTTCGAGTTCGTCAAAGATAGGGTCTTGAAGGTCATCTCACCCCACGGTCTTGGGtgggacgacgtcgaggacgttgGCCCCGCGTACGACGCGAATGCTGTGCAGGCGCAGTGTGGCTTTTACGATAccatcaacttcaacatGGCCATTAGCACGAAGAAGGCCATAAGTAAACGG GAACTTCGCAGTGCCTTGGAAGCGGCGATGTTCAACCATCCCATCATGTGCTCGTTCATGATCTGGGATGCCGACTGGCGCAGCGTCAATCCCAAGCCGAACGAAGCCCTCCACATCATCATGCGCCCGTCGGAGAGATATTTCGACTTGGCCATacaagacggcggcgctgttCGCTGCTTgaaggacgtcgaggacattGCACTTGGCCAtaccgccgaggcccgccGTTTCCCAGCACCGCAACAGAACACGTTCCCCGGGCCGCTCTATCGAGTCATGCTCTTCGACGTGGAAGAGACCGGCACTGTGGCGATGGTGACGTCCGGGAACCACTCCATCACCGACCACTCCGCAGGGCAGTTGTTctacgacgacctcgaccgagCCGTCGCGCTGGCTGTCTCCCCGAGTCTCGCCTCAAGCGGCTCAACCGCCGCGAGCATTCAAGCGCAGCTACCAGAACACAAGGACTATAAGCCCTATCTGGACCTGCATCGCGCTTTGCGCAGCTCTCCGCGGGCTTTGGCGTCCGTCAAGTGGCATGTCGATCGGCTTTCTTCGCTGCCTCAacacgtcgacgccggggcATTGTGGCCAAGCCCGAAATCCTGGATGCACGTCTCGTTGGAAGATCATTACAGAGAAACCCATCAACTGCAACACGGCTTCTCGATAAGAGCCCGCCCAGCAGATCCCACAGGCTCCAcgcccatctccatctccaccatcgtcaaggccgccgtgGCGATAGCAAGCGCCCGCAGAAGTGGCTATACGACCACGGGGGCCACGACAGGCGCCAAGTCGAGAGTGGCCGTGTTCTCCAGTGTCGAAGCGGCGCGATCCCACTACAACCCATTCCTACCCCCGTCCGTTACTGCCACCGAACCGTCCCACCGAGGAGAGGAGCACAACGGGTCCCTGCGGTGGGAAGCTGGCGACGTGGCGGGGCCGACAGTGCAAATCGTGTGCAACGTAGTGGAGATGCCGAGATGCGACCGCGAGTCGGTCGAAACCGTTTCCCAGTTCCTGGGTCGTATGCAGCGGGAGCAGGAACTCCAGACCAAGCACGCCTCCGCACCCTGGCGAGCCATCATGGACGAGCTGGAAGACCCGAACGCCATGGAGAGGCCctggccgctgctgcctTTGGTCCACGGCACCCTCATGTTCAACTGGGCCCCTGGACTCGGCGAGAGCGCCAGGGCGACGCAAGCTTACGCAGAGGATGCGAGGCTCTCCCAGTTCGAGAACCTGGACATGTTGAAGTCGGTGCAGAAGCCGCGagtcgggctcgtcgtctccgccggcgccagcagcagtggcccCGGGGCAACGGGCTCGGGTTCGGGTTCTGTCACCACCGTGTTCTTACATCTCAGGGGTGCAGGGCTCGGGTGGGGTTCTGACGGCGGGATGCTTTCTTTCGCCAGGGAGATTGAGGAGATGACTCGGTGGCTATCGGTGGACGAGAATAAGGGGCTCCCACTTCAAGAGGCGTTTGGTGGTCGCGAGTGA
- a CDS encoding Putative S-adenosyl-L-methionine-dependent methyltransferase superfamily, whose protein sequence is MSTTTITAVQETGRSRFNFQHRWFERTLKHWEERTSPFRGKKLSVMEVGSFEGGSATWILDNLMDHPESTFTAIDTFGGSMEFENDTYKEFEAYDIPSLEKRFRSNVAKCRHVDKLTVIKRSSLDALATLKHQGARFDFIYIDGSHVAFDVLHDAVLAWGMLEVGGTIVFDDYTLNRYNEESYNPAVAVDALIRCAAPQAQGSQAGSQMWVKKVPQQFPPTLNPEREVIVEDD, encoded by the coding sequence ATGTCGACCACGACAATCACCGCCGTCCAAGAGACGGGCCGCAGCAGATTCAACTTCCAGCACCGATGGTTCGAAAGGACCCTCAAGCATTGGGAGGAGCGCACCAGCCCGTTCCGCGGCAAGAAGCTGAGCGTCATGGAAGTCGGCTCTTTCGAGGGCGGCTCCGCGACGTGGATTCTGGACAACTTGATGGACCACCCAGAGTCGACGTTCACCGCCATCGACACCTTTGGCGGGAGCATGGAGTTCGAGAATGACACGTACAAGGAATTCGAGGCGTACGATATCCCCTCGCTGGAGAAGCGCTTCCGATCCAACGTTGCAAAATGCAGGCACGTCGATAAGCTGACCGTCATCAAACGGTCgagcctcgacgccctcgccaccCTGAAGCACCAAGGCGCTCGTTTCGACTTCATCTACATCGACGGATCCCACGTTGCCTTTGACGTCTTGCACGACGCCGTTCTCGCCTGGGGCATGCTCGAGGTTGGGGGCACCATTGTTTTTGACGACTACACCTTGAATAGGTACAACGAGGAGAGCTACAACCCGgcggtcgccgtcgacgcgctCATCCGATGTGCGGCTCCCCAGGCGCAAGGCTCCCAGGCGGGATCTCAGATGTGGGTCAAGAAGGTGCCTCAGCAATTCCCGCCCACCCTCAACCCCGAGAGGGAAGTGATCGTCGAAGACGACTGA
- a CDS encoding Putative cytochrome P450, with the protein MSSFTSQLASILSPGLIGRLSCVATVLYFVIAILRSWTRLWHLPGPFLCSFSYWPMFRIRCRGSRAFSEYAKLTAQYGKLVRIGPNDLITSDPVLIRRMSAAKSTYERSSWYKATRLDPYHDMMGSVLDKSVHHSLRTKLSPGYLGKDIPGLEASIDEGIAELVDLIRRKYTSRPKTTAALPASGVDQVSRLPDSRPVDFGRLADNYAMDARSRMSFGRPIGLQEKDTDVFGLVKMSNVAIDVLQFFTDIPALQMIFTSNLVLGLFGPKPTDLSGFGKIMGLAQQHVADRFGPDAKDEPDLLGSFLRHGLDQRSAQSEIMFPMVAGSDTAAKAIKWTMQHLLWNPSTYESLEKEIMRANSDGTISEPITNAEAQKLPFLQAVIYEALRVHPPFTGLLMKKVGSEGDVYEGTFLPPGTRVGHDTWSVTHDKQLFGEDADMFRPERWLEADAATVREWKKQTELVFGAGRWQCAGKAVALIELNKVFVALIRNFEFLSTNATMSAVIRNRES; encoded by the exons ATGAGTTCTTTCACGTCTCAGTTGGCAAGCATCCTGTCTCCAGGACTCATTGGCCGACTCTCCTGCGTGGCCACCGTGCTGTATTTCGTCATCGCGATTCTGAGGTCATGGACTCGCTTGTGGCACTTGCCCGGCCCTTTCCTTTGTTCGTTCTCGTACTGGCCAATGTTTAGAATCCGTTGTCGCGGCTCCCGTGCGTTTTCCGAATACGCCAAGCTCACGGCCCAGTACGGCAAACTCGTTCGCATAGGTCCCAACGATCTGATCACCTCCGATCCGGTCCTCATCAGACGtatgtcggcggcgaagtcAACATACGAACGCAGTAGCTGGTACAAGGCCACGCGGCTGGACCCGTACCATGACATGATGGGTAGCGTGCTCGACAAGTCCGTCCACCACTCCCTGAGGACGAAACTGTCACCGGGTTACTTGGGAAAGGACATCCCGGGACTAGAAGCCAGTATCGACGAGGGAATagccgagctcgtcgacctgaTTCGCCGAAAGTAtacctcgaggccgaagacTACCGCCGCTCTTCCAGCAAGCGGGGTGGACCAGGTCTCGAGACTTCCGGACTCGAGGCCTGTCGATTTCGGCCGCCTTGCGGACAACTATGCGATGGATGCGCGATCGAGGATGTCGTTTGGTCGTCCCATCGGGTTGCAGGAAAAAGATACGGATGTCTTTGGACTGGTCAAGATGTCAAACGTGGCGATAGACGTGCTGCAGTTCTTCACCGACATTCCTGCGCTGCAAATGATCTTCACGTCGAATCTTGTACTGGGCCTGTTTGGCCCTAAGCCGACCGACTTGAGTGGTTTCGGAAAAATCATGGG ACTTGCCCAACAGCATGTTGCAGACCGCTTCGGCCCCGATGCAAAGGACGAGCCTGACCTACTT GGGTCCTTTCTCCGTCACGGGCTCGACCAACGCTCAGCACAGTCTGAAATCATGTTCCCAATGGTTGCTGGTTCAGATACAGCTGCGAAAGCCATCAAGTGGACAATGCAACACCTCCTCTGGAACCCCTCCACCTATGAGTCTCTTGAGAAGGAAATCATGAGAGCGAATTCGGATGGAACAATATCAGAGCCTATCACGAACGCAGAGGCTCAGAAACTGCCCTTTCTCCAG GCCGTCATTTACGAGGCGCTCCGAGTGCATCCACCGTTCACTGGTCTGTTGATGAAGAAGGTCGGCTCCGAAGGCGACGTGTATGAAGGCACTTTTCTTCCTCCAGGGACAAGAGTCGGACACGACACGTGGTCAGTGACGCACGATAAGCAACTGTTCGGAGAGGACGCCGACATGTTCCGGCCCGAGCGATGGCTTGAGGCCGATGCTGCCACAGTCAGAGAGTGGAAAAAACAGACCGAGCTGGTTTTTGGTGCCGGCCGGTGGCAATGTGCGGGTAAGGCGGTGGCCCTCATAGAGCTGAACAAGGTCTTTGTCGCG CTTATTCGTAACTTTGAGTTCCTGTCGACGAATGCTACCATGTCTGCCGTGATAAGGAATCGCGAGTCGTAA
- a CDS encoding Putative isoprenoid synthase domain superfamily, trichodiene synthase, translating to MVLAYVGKCTQIKNGIVRSTLSLRCEPKCTINVEFDDMAESPAVTPTIEGLRHHLSCLIPDFLKCINYTQPPKADQEALREALLERGRQAGLYVEPEDGSNMRFEAGLAVAAEMYPLHPFDIQVHIGLFTWLGFIIDDLNAELGSDLDNFQSRFFRGDTQPCVILQCFASVLSSTTDYYDPVVANLIVLSALAFVNSNAIELRREYQTIALTREALSWPYYFREKEGLPEVYTYFCFYKEVCPDISRFMPAAPEMGKFINLTNDILSYVPSLPCSARRRSLPRNCSFYKEEKAGEVRNYIHKKALCSGYSPLQVLESTISETAIAYTRTLAILKDSHPYDDIWYAYAMGYIAMHFNTRRYYLAEIVL from the exons ATGGTATTGGCTTATGTGGGAAAATGCACTCAGATTAAAAACGGCATTGTCCGCTCAACTCTTTCACTAAGGTGCGAACCGAAATGCACTATCAATGTGGAATTCGATGACATGGCTGAATCGCCAGCAGTGACGCCCACCATTGAGGGCCTCCGGCACCATCTCTCGTGTCTAATTCCCGACTTTCTCAAGTGCATCAACTACACCCAGCCCCCAAAGGCGGACCAAGAAGCCCTCAGAGAGGCCCTCCTCGAGAGAGGTCGTCAGGCCGGCTTGTATGTCGAACCGGAAGATGGCTCAAACATGAGATTCGAAGCCGGTCTCGCCGTAGCCGCG GAGATGTaccccctccatcccttCGATATCCAGGTTCACATCGGCCTCTTCACCTGGCTCGGCTTCATCATTGACGACCTCAATGCCGAGCTGGGCTCGGACCTCGACAACTTCCAGTCGCGCTTCTTCCGCGGGGATACGCAGCCCTGTGTCATCCTACAGTGCTTCGCCAGTGTCTTGAGTTCGACGACAGACTATTACGATCCCGTTGTTGCCAATCTGATTGTGCTCTCCGCGTTGGCCTTTGTGAACTCCAACGCCATCGAACTCCGCCGAGAGTACCAGACCATCGCCTTGACGAGAGAGGCTCTCAGCTGGCCGTACTATTTCCGGGAGAAGGAGGGTCTGCCCGAGGTTTATACTTACTTTTGCTTCTATAAAGAAGTGTGTCCTGACATCTCCCGCTTCATGCCTGCGGCGCCAGAGATGGGAAAGTTCATCAACTTAACGAACGATATTTTATCGTATGTGCCCTCACTACCATGTTCTGCTCGGAGGAGAAGCTTACCTAGAAACTGCAGCTTTTAcaaagaagagaaggccGGAGAGGTTAGAAACTATATACACAAGAAAGCACTTTGTTCAGGCTATAGTCCTCTACAAGTGCTAGAGTCTACTATTTCGGAAACTGCGATTGCTTACACTCGGACGTTAGCTATTCTGAAGGATAGCCACCCCTATGATGATATATGGTACGCTTATGCAATGGGCTATATAGCGATGCATTTCAATACTCGTCGGTACTACCTTGCAGAAATAGTATTATAG